Within the Phaseolus vulgaris cultivar G19833 chromosome 9, P. vulgaris v2.0, whole genome shotgun sequence genome, the region TTTCTAACTTGATTAACCTAGAGAAACTATACCTCTCAGGAAACCAACTTTCCGGTGAAATTCCTGTTTCACTCAAAAACTTGCATTTTTTGTCTGCTTTCAGTGTAGCATACAATAATCTTCAAGGGCCCATACCCACTGGTAGTCAATTTGATACTTTCTCCTCTTCCAGCTTCGAAGGCAACCCACAGTTGTGTGGTGCAGTTGTTCGGCGCTCTTGTGTTCCTCAACAGGGTACTACTGCACGTGGTCACAGCTCAAACAAAAAATTGATCATTGGATTTGCCATTGCAGCCAGTTTTGGCATTGTTTCCTTGGTTTCAGTGTTGATAGTGTGGGTAATATCCAAGAGGAGGATCACTCCTGGTGGAGACGCTGACAAGATTGAACTAGAATCGATTTCTATCAACTCTTACAGTGGGGTTCATCCTGAGGTTGACAAAGAGGCTAGCCAAGTGGTACTGTTCCCTAATAAAACAAGTGAAATCAAGGACCTTACCATCGTTGAAATATTAAAAGCTACTGAAAACTTCAGTCAGGCAAACATAATAGGATGTGGGGGTTTTGGTTTGGTTTATAAAGCAACATTACCCAATGGCACTGCTCTGGCCATCAAGAAACTTTCAGGAGATTTGGGTATTATGGAAAGGGAATTTAAAGCAGAAGTAGAGGCTTTGTCTACAGCACAGCATGAAAATCTGGTTGCACTGCAAGGCTACTGTGTGCATGAGGGTGTTCGGCTTCTCATATACTCCTACATGGAAAATGGAAGTCTGGATTACTGGTTGCATGAGAAGGCTGATGGTCCATCTCAGATTGATTGGCCTACTCGACTGAAGATTGCACAAGGTGCAAGTTTTGGATTGGCTTACATGCATCAAATATGTGACCCACATATAGTGCATCGTGATATAAAGTCGAGCAATATACTTCTTGATGAAAAGTTTGAGGCACATGTTGCTGATTTTGGGCTGGCTCGACTCATTCTTCCTTATCATACTCATGTTACAACTGAACTTGTAGGTACATTAGGTTACATACCCCCAGAGTATGGACAAGCATGGGTGGCAACTCTGAGAGGAGATGTGTACAGCTTTGGGGTTGTCATGCTTGAGCTGCTAACGGGGAGGAGGCCTGTGGATGTAAGCAAGCCAAAAATGTCAAGGGAGTTAGTTTCCTGGGTTCAACATATGAGGAGTGAAGGAAAACAAGATCAAGTCTTTGATCCATTTATGAGAGGCAAGGGCTTTGAAGAAGAGATGCTGCAGGTTCTTGATGTAGCCTGCATGTGTGTCAACCACAATCCTTTCAAGAGACCGAGCATCAGAGAGGTTGTTGAATGGCTGAGGAATGTAGCATTATCCAACCAGCAATTGAATAAAGACTAGAAATAAATGTCTGTCCTTGACAAATATTGACAATAGACATGTATACTTGTGCAAAAATGTTCCAACTCAATATATACAGAATCATTTTTACCTCTGTAAATCACTTATCAGATTATGTTCCTAGCAAGATTTTAATAACTGTACATTTGATCGTCCACATTGCTCAGCAAAAAATATTAGTCTTAGGAATACCTTAATTCCACAAACTGCTTCTGTTAACTCTTTCCAATAATACAACATCCTGAACTGCACAAGCCTTTGGTATCTGACTCTAGTCTATCTTGTTTTACTTTTCAATCTTACTATTGCATCACCACAACTTATTGACACAGATTTCACATTCCCTAAGGCTATTAATTTTGATACTAGATGAAATGGCACAACTAATTTGCTATCAAGATCACGGAATTCTCAGACAAACAAATGACAGTTCATGGTCGCACATCATATGCAAAATCAAGTAACAAAATAGTAAGACATTAAAAGAAGCAGGCAAAAAAGACTGAAGAGAGATGAACAGACCcatatgttttgttttgtttgttttttttaaataataatctgGGGCACAATTTGAGAATGTTGGGGTATGAGTGGATTCAACAGAAAAAGATAGTGGAGGTTAAATGAGTGATGGTGATGATTATTTGTTGACTATCTATCTATCTGACTTTTTTGAGCTGTGAGTAGAGTACAATAAAAGAAGTTAAGTTGCTCCTCAAATAGTTCCATTGTGAGTGGTGGCAGTGAAtggaatttgaaattttaattttagaaagaaaaagcATATCGAATAAATGCAAGAAATAGAATGGAATGATGCATTGCATATTTGGTATCTACATACATAATTACAGCCTAGAAGCTGCCAATCTCAGACTATTATCAGATTATATAACTAATATTCAGCTATTAAGTGTTTATCAATCTCATCCTTaagtttgtatttttatttattaatttagtcCCTAAATCCATATATTTTATTAAGGTCATGTATAAGTTTATAGAACTTTTTAACATTTAAGgaataatttaacatattttttaacattttaatgttttattctGGTAACTTTAAATTTCAGGTGATATGTTCATTGCATTGTGTTTTTTTCTTTGGGTAATCTATTGTTtactttctatttatttattccttttcttttctGCTGTGGGTGAACTATTACTGGATCGAATACGTTGAGTTGAGTCTAATAAATTCACTGTTCAATCcattaaaaagttttaagttgAGAGGGACTTGTGTTTGTACTAAacctaatttatatttaatcgaACTAAATTATATTCGATGAATTACACATATTTTGAAGTttgattattaaaatttgtaattttaaaatatttttaaaaaatctgtttttttttttaaaaaaatagactatactatttaatatttaaataatctaatattttaaaaatatacatttaaacaataaaataatgaaataaaataaaatattatttaataattttagttgACCTCAGTTGGATTTTGAATTTAGGATATCATTAAAATATAGAGTTAAATATGTCTTTTTTGCTATAATGTaacacaaaattgatttttatcttttgttCGAACTTTATatctataatataaaaatgattgaaatatgtttttctttatgtgaaacgattattaattttttttaaaatttattgttattttgattGCAAACTAATGTTCACTATAATTACATCCATTAGTTTGATGAAGTGCAACCTAATGCAATATATGATGAAGTGCAACCTAATGcaatatacaaaagaaactattcCAAATTATCTGGATGTTAATTAGAAGCATACATGAGTAGTTAAAGTTTGAATTATGAACTAAAAACAATTTCGTGATAGAGTAGTATATGGACGAAAATATATATTGGTTAAGTTTgatttcattataaaaaaaaactcaactaAATGTCAATCTCTTGAATTAGATTAATGAACAGCTAAAGTAGGAACAACAGAAACAGAAGAAGCAACttgataaaaatttagaaattgttTGGTAGGAGATATGAGATTACAGATAGAAGATAGAAATTGGGTTGAGTTGCAGAGGTAACATACATAGATAGTATAgtacaagaaaaaaaaggagGTTGTGGTGTAAAAGATTGATCTGTCTGTCCATAAAATGAGAGTTTCCTGTCCCCGTAAAACCCCATTGGTTTGGGTCCCTCGGTCCTTCCAAATGGGTAAAAAGAGACAAACGGGGAAAGGAGATTAAGCCAGCAAATCCAACTAACCAACCACCAACAACTTCAACTTCAACTTCCTTCATTCAAACATCTTCAAGGATTCAAAAGGGGTTCAACACTTCAAACTTAATCAAACAAACTCAAATAGAAAGAGACAAAGAAAGgtgtgatgaataaaaaatggtTTCCATTTCACTCATCTCCTTGGATATACCAACAGAGAAGCATGGTGGCACAGCGACGCAGGATGTAGAGACGAGCACGTTGCTCCTTCACCAAAGAAGCGCACTTGTTGCTAAACCCATCTCCCTTCCTCTTACCATTGCCACGGATCTTAGCTCCTTGCTTCAACTCTTCAACCTCACCCATCTATATGCTGATACTGATATTTTTTAGTGCTTTTCACACTCCAAAAAATGCTTGTGGGGTTTGGTGGAGGAGCAGAGGAACTTATATACTGATACGTATGAatgtatattatataaatacGTACATACGTACAAAGGCAAGGAGGAGTACAGAGGAAGTGAACGTGTAGGCTCGAAAACTGAGGCCTCAAGGATTTGTGTAGTTGAGAGGTTTAAGATTCAACTTAGGGAGGGGGAATGAATGTGGTTTTCGTGATGGAATAAAATATTGGCCTTACTTGTGTTACCAATGTGGATTAAACTGGTTGGCGTAAAAGATCAAGCAACGTTGATGTTGATGTTAAGGTTGAGAATATTGAGGTTCAGGTTTATTAGAAAAGTGGCAAAGGTGATGGAACATCAAAAGAGGGCACAGTTATAATCCAGAGAAAGCACGGAGTGTTTAGTCATGGGAACACCAACCATTGGCTTTTGGTTGGATTCTACCTTTTTCTCACGATACCATTTGTTTTACTTCCAACTATGGATCTGGTAACAGTCTATCCTATGTTACTCACACCTTGTTAATACAGAACATGTCACCACTCACCACCTTAACCAACTATCAGGATCTGTACCAGTATTCTTCTTATTGCAAACCAAAgataatatattctttttcagTCTAAAACAATATCTTCATGATGAATCCTGTTTAGTTGCTAGGGAGAATATGTTCCTTTGTTAGCAAAATTTCGTTTGATCCGAAACAAAAAGTACTTATTCTTCTTAGGGGATAATATGACCCGGTGAAATCTTAAATCTTTTCATTCCTTTAACTGATTGACAGATATAAAACAGGTTAGAATTTTTTAATAAGTAATTAAGGTTGTTCCATAAATTAAGTTCAAATTTTAAgttataaaagaaatttatttattttatcatttatataagTGTTTGTTAAGAAATTTGTCTAAATAAGAATAGTTAGTTCTTATACTTGGATTTGTTGTCCTGTAAAATGTGATATTTACATACGTAGAAAGTGAGGGTGGAGGATATGCGAATCGGTAGATGCAAGTATTACCACGGACTCTGAAAATAGTCAAATCATATTTTTCAGTTTCGGTGGAGGTTTGATGGCTGGCTGCCAGCTTTTTATGACATTCAAAAAGTTTGGATTCTAAGCATGATGTTGAGTAGGATCTTTTCTGGATGCCAATTTTTTTACCTTGAATAGATATACTATTCGATTTGGTGCTTAGATCAAGATTATCTTTCTTCTAGTTTAGCATTAATCTGTGATGGGTCAAATGAGTTCTTGATATGCAGAAGATATGGTTCCATTTTTACATGCATACTGGTACCTTGATCAGGGTAAGGAAATTTTTATATACTTGAGGTCCTCGTTTATATTTTCAACTGCATGCAAACTATTTTATTTCACATTATTATCATAATATCAAGGCCTGAGTTTAACTCTATATATTAATCTTGTCACTAGTTTCACATAACCGAGTACAGATACTTTTGTATGTGGTGAAAAGGGAAGTGAAAGCATATACGAGGAGAAAAAGGACTAACATGCCTTTCGTCTATCACAAACAATTCAGAAGGATTGGTAGAGTATTTCTTAATCCTTAATGACATGTATGCATCTCCATTCACTGTACATCCAGAAGTGTGGCACAAGCTGCTCACTAGAGACTGTTTGCAAATTGCAACAACTAATAGAGTAGAATTCAAGCAGTAAGGATGTTCCTTCATTGAgctttgagttttttttttcactgttTTTAATATGTATTGATAATAGGACTTAAGAGGACCCAGGTCCTCGATATCGTTTCCAAAACACATGCTTATGCATTTTTTATGACACCCCAGAGTACGGACAAACATGGGTGGCAACAAATGAGGAGTGAAGTAAAACAAGATCAAGTCTTTGATCCATTTAGGAGAGGCAAGGGCTTTGAAGAAGAGATGCATGTTCTTGATGTAGCCTGCTGTGTGTCAACCAGAAATACTTTCAAGAGACCAAGCATCAGAGATGTTGTGGAATGACGAAGGAATGCAGGATTATCCAACCAGCAAATGAATTAAGACTAGAGATAAATGTCTGTCATTGACAAATACTGACAATAGACATGTACACTTGTGCAAAAATGTTACAATTCAATATATACAGAATCATTTTTACTTCTGTAAATGATGACTCTCCTTGTCTGATTATGCTAGTACCaagattttaataattatatatgtgaTCGTCCATATTGCTCAAGAAAATTTCTATCTTAGGAATTAACATAATTTCTTTTGCAGAAAGCATACCTTAATGCGACAAATTGTTTCTGTTAACTCTTTCCAATAATACAACATCCTGAACTGCACAAGCCTTTGTTATCTGACTCCAGTCTATCTTGTTTTACTTTTCAATCTTAATATTGCATCACTAAAAAATACTAGAAGCTTCAGGAATGTCTTTGAATCTTAACCTCCAATTCTCTGACCAAACCTTCTGCAACAAGAGCATTGTCATTACCAACCAAGACTTGAAAATTAGGTATAGGTTCTACCTATAGTTTGAGACAATGAGTCAACACCGTGGCTATAGGAAATTATCTGATCTTCCACTGTCCAACGGAATCTGAACTGTTATACCAATAATCAACCCTGGAAACTTCATTATCCCTATCAATCATAATTTCACCCCATGTAAAATCAATCATAAAAGAAACtaaaattaactaattttaaaaaatagaattattaACCAATAAAACGGTTGACAAATCCAAATAACACACCGTCAAAGctaaaaaaaaccaaaaagtgcaatgaaacttttattgaactcGCATTAGATAGCTATTGCAGTATTGTTGTACACCcagtattattaaaatatttatcagtTCATACTAGATAGTCTGTTATTAATTGTTCAATTTGCCTTCagtcataaaaaaataacctGATACATGGTTACACATCTAGAGAAACACTAAAAACAGATCCTTTCTCCAATTAGAAGAAAACATATTAATCAAACTATATGGGCCTTTTGCTGGGCATGCCAAGCTACAACCTCTTCATAAGACATGTTTCCTCCAAAAATATCCAAGGCACTACCCACAGTTACATCCACACGCTCCATTCCGGCACTTTTTATCCTCTCTAGATCAGCCATTCCAGTTACCCCACCAGCATAAGTAACAGGAATTGGTGAATGTTTTCCAAGCAAAGCAACAAGCTCTTCATCAATTCCCAACTTTTTCCCTTCAACATCAACACCATGGACCAAAAACTCATCAGCAAAGTTGGCAAGAAATTCCATTACACCAGGATCAACAAAAACATCACTGAACTTCTGCCATCTATCAGTGACAATTGCATATC harbors:
- the LOC137822545 gene encoding small polypeptide DEVIL 22-like, whose translation is MGEVEELKQGAKIRGNGKRKGDGFSNKCASLVKEQRARLYILRRCATMLLCWYIQGDE